The following coding sequences are from one Musa acuminata AAA Group cultivar baxijiao chromosome BXJ1-6, Cavendish_Baxijiao_AAA, whole genome shotgun sequence window:
- the LOC103994370 gene encoding uncharacterized protein LOC103994370 produces the protein MSSDQQIYPGGSSNAELPALGERHDETYDERPAAVSERYWRLFNDPGLSPPGGAPADSSQVSPEAFHDLAHQVQTLTSMVQTIVSQRTPPHAARPSQQQETLALTHVPLPELPCSPRNPTTRPGGREAEDTASRPEPEAPTADSTNALRAQVRLVNQRLDEVQQEDQAIPPHFRLPSLDAYDGATDPADHVAAFRAQMALFGTSDALMCRAFPTTLRGPARAWYSGLKSGTVASFDQLAKDFELNFLAYARPKPSMALLLGLNQKEDEPLSHFVNQFMMQIRGLPDAHPSLLMQAFMTGLRPSRFFWSLVERPPVAFPEMLQRASQFIAAETWMVGKREEHRKVKSEPPRQQQPTTSRRKLDRPDPRPPLPALNSSRTEIFLHEKGKGLLRDPHPMKNPRELADRSKYCRFHRQHGHDTEQCYEMKRQIEELILRGHLGQYLRPSKEQSPRPEGPVERHIDVIAGGPASGGSSMSGRKAYARAAPDEASGREPEPEITFPTGAAERPHHDDALVISARVANAQVRRIMVDTGSSADILYFGAFQKLALAREDLSPMYSALTGFTGDSISPLGAITLPLTLGTPPKSKTVMTTFLVVDLPTAYNAILGRPTLNKVRAVVSTYYRTVKRARGESPLEDPQEAKKSAPHPGPRGSTADIPLRGARPDQTVRVGSELPEREREQLVGLLRENADIFAWSPSDMKGVDPKVAEHHLNIPPDARPIKQKPRRHAPDRQRAIQEEVDRLLAAGFIEEAKYPQWLSNIDQLVDATAGHARLSFMDTYSGYNQIRMAPEDREHTAFLTDQGIYFYRVMPFGLKNAGATYQRTVNKMFAPQIGRNMEVYVDDMIVKSREAGTHLADLTEAFDTLRKFGMRLNPTKCAFGVTSGKFLGLVALSRFLARSGDRCLPFFNALKDPKNFQWTSECEEALKRMKQHLASLPRLASVFPGEKLGLYLAASPYAVSSVLVKESSGTQLPIYYVSHVLSGPEERYPPIEKLALALVLSARKLRPYFQAHSVEVLTDQPLRQILTKFDVAGRLLRWAVELGEHDINYVPRTAIKAQAVADFIVELARVGKDLERTPETWTLHVDGSANSGGAGAGLVLLAPDGRSFERSLRFGFKATNNEAEYEALLAGLRLALEMQVAAIHVLTDSQLVAEQLSGRYEARDATMAKYLARVRELTAKLPYFTLSNVPREENGRADALAKLASRRTPEAWSEIEELPARAIEVATTAPGSAPTTWVQELLRFKRDGALPLDEVAARRLRRTHAWYTEESGRLYRRSFTYPLLRCLELDEAQTVLAETHEGICGEHIGGRTLAHKILRQGYYWPTMCRDAKTYVQRCSSCQQHARAPRQPAVPLSPIDCAWPFAQWGLDLLGPFPPASGQRKYIIVGVDYFTKWVEAEPLATTTEHQMEKFVWKNLVTRFGLPRAIVTNNGPQFAGTRFREFCAGHGIQLRFSSVAHPQMNGLAEVTNRSILDGLRRRVSAARSTWADELPSVLWSLRTTPKAATGESPYSLAFGTEAVLPPELTVATLRTRNYDQEASNQGLRANLDVLEERRTYAHLKALSYQRAVARVYNKRVRPRPVRLGDLVLRRAEVSDPTRARGKLAPKWEGPYRVTGVVRPGTYRLTTMDGSSLPRTWNIQNLKKFFV, from the exons atgtcaagcgatcagcaAATTTACCCCGGCGGATCCTCAAATGCGGAGCTCCCCGCCTTAGGGGAACGGCATGACGAAACCTACGATGAACGTCCCGCAGCGGTGTCAGAACGCTATTGGCggctattcaacgacccgggtttgtcACCCCCTGGCGGCGCGCCCGCCGACTCCTCGCAAGTGTCGCccgaggcctttcatgacctcgcccaccaggtTCAAACTCTAACAAGCATGGTGCAGACCATTGTCTCCCAACGAACCCCTCCGCATGCGGCGAGGCCCTCGCAGCAACAGGAGACCCTCGCCCTGACCCACGTTCCACTCCCAGAGCTTCCGTGCTCGCCTCGAAACCCCACGACTCGACCGGGAGGCAGGGAAGCCGAGGACACGGCGAGCCGCCCCGAGCCGGAGGCCCCGACTGCTGATTCGACGAACGCCCTGCGGGCCCAGGTGCGCCTCGTCAATCAAAGGCTGGACGAGGTACAGCAGGAG gATCAGGCGATCCCGCCGCACTTCCGCCTCCCTTCCCTGGACGCGTATGATGGCGCAACCGACCCcgcggaccacgtggccgcttttcggGCCCAGATGGCGCTGTTCGGGACTTCAGACGCCCTGATGTGCCGGGCGTTCCCGACGACCTTGCGAGGACCAGCCCGcgcatggtacagcggcctgaagtcagggaccgtcgcctccttcgaccagctcgccaaggattttgagcttaacttcctagcGTACGCCCGACCGAAGCCATCCATGGCGTTGCTCCTggggctcaaccagaaggaggacgagcccctttctcactttgtgaaccaGTTTATGATGCAAATCCGTGGATtaccggatgctcacccctctctcttgatgcaggccTTTATGACTGGtctgcggccctccaggttcttctggtcgcttgTGGAGAGGCCCCCCGTCGCGTTCCctgagatgctccaacgggccaGCCAGTTCATCGCCGCAGAAACCTGGATGGTGGGAAAGCGAGAAGAACACAGAAAGGTCAAGTCGGAACCGCCCCGACAGCAGCAACCCACCACCTCCCGGCGAAAGCTGGACAGGCCTGACCCCAGGCCCCCTCTTCCCGCCTTGAACTCTTCCCGGACGGAGATATTCCTACACGAAaaggggaaggggctgctcaGGGACCCCCACCCCATGAAGAACCCGCGAGAGCTCGCAGATCGCTCAAAGTACTGCCGATTTCATCGACAGCACGGGCATGACACGGAGCAGTGTTACGAGATGAAaagacaaatcgaggagctcatcctcagaggccatctcggccagtacctccggccgAGCAAAGAGCAGTCTCCTCGTCCGGAGGGCCCCGTTGAGCGACACATCGATGTCATCGCCGGGGGCCCCGCATCCGGAGGAAGTTCTATGTCGGGCAGGAAGGCCTACGCCCGGGCCGCCCCCGACGAAGCCTCGGGACGTgagcctgagcccgagatcaccttcccaaccggagcCGCTGAGCGACCCCACCACGACGACGCCCTGGTAatatcggccagggtagccaacgcgcaagtgagaagaatcatggtcgacacggggagctcggccgacatactctactttggcgccttccagaagctggcCCTAGCCAGGGAAGATTTAAGCCCTATGTACTCGGCACTCACCGGCTTCACGGGAGATTCGATATCACCTCTTGGGGCCATTACCCTCCCTCTGACTCTGGGAACCCCGCCGAAATCAAAGACGGTCATGACCACCTTTCTGGTAGTCGACCTTCCCACCGCTTATAATGCCATACTTGGccggccaaccctcaacaaggtcagagccgtcgtctcgacctactaccggaCCGTCAA AAGGGCCAGGGGAGAATCACCTCTAGAAGATCCCCAGGAGGCAAAGAAGTCGGCCCCTCACCCTGGGCCGAGGGGATCCACTGCTGACATCCCCTTACGGGGAGCACGGCCGGATCAAACGGTCAGGGTCGGCTCGGAGCTACCCGAGCGGGAACGGGAacagctcgtcggccttctgcgggagaatgccgacatcttcgcctggtccccatcggacatgaagggagtcgaccccaaggtcgcggagcatcatctcaacatcccacctgacgCCCGACCGATAAAGCAAAAACCCCGTCGCCACGCACCTGACCGGCAACGTGCCatacaagaggaggtggaccgactcttggcagcaggcttcatagaagaggccaagtatcctcagtggttgtccaat atcgaccagctagtcgacgcAACAGCAGGGCACGCGCGCCTCTCTTTTATGGACACCTATTCAGGATACAATCAGATCAGAATGGCGCCCGAAGACAGGGAACACACAgctttcctcaccgatcaagggatatacttctacagggtcatgccgttcgggttgaaaaatgccgGAGCTACATACCAGAGGacagtaaacaagatgtttgccccccaaatcgggaggaacatggaagtctacgtggacgacatgattgtgaaaagcagAGAGGCCGGGACACACCTCGCTGACCTAACCGAGGCCTTCGACACgctacgcaagttcggcatgcggctcaaccccacgaagtgcgctttcggcgtcacctccgggaagttcctggg ACTGGTcgccctgtctcgcttcctcgcccgatcgggcgatcgctgcctccctttCTTCAACGCGCTCAAAGacccgaagaacttccaatggacgtCAGAATGCGAGGAGGCTTTGAAGCGGATGAAGCAGCACTtggccagcctccctcgactCGCCTCTGTTTTCCCCGGCGAAAAGCTGGGGCTCTATCTGGCGGCCTCCCCGTACGCGGTTAGCTCCGTCCTtgtcaaggaaagctccggcacacagctcccgatctactacgtcagccacgtcctgagtggacCCGAGGAGCGCTACCCGCCGATAGAAAAACTCGCACTCGCCCTGGTGCTCTCAGCCCGGAAGTTGCGCCCTTACTTCCAGGCACACTCGGTGGAAGTCCTCACCGACCAACCTCTCCGGCAGATCTTAACAAAGttcgatgttgcaggtcggcttctcagatgggcggtggagctcggagaGCATGACATCAACTACGTACCCAGGACCGCCATTAAGgcccaggcggtagccgacttcatcgtgGAACTAGCTCGGGTGGGCAAAGACCTCGAGCGAACACCAGAGActtggaccctacacgtggacggctcggccaactcaGGGGGCGCCGGAGCTGGGCTGGTCCTTCTCGCCCCtgacggacgctcgttcgagcgctcccttcgcttcgggtttaaagccaccaacaatgaggcgGAGTACGAAGCGCTCCTAGCCGGATTGAGGCTGGCCCTCGAAATGCAGGTGGCCGCAATACACGTCCTCACTGACTCGCAACTCGTGGCCGAACAGCTCAGCGGAAGATACGAGGCTCGTGACGCAACCATGGCCAAATATCTGGCGCGGGTAAGGGAGCTAACCGCGAAATTACCTTACTTTACATTATCTAACGTTCCGAGGGAGGAGAACGGACGGgccgacgcgctagctaagctggcgtcaagACGAACCCCTGAAGCGTGGTCAGAGATAGAGGAGCTTCCCGCTCGCGCCATTGAGGTAGCTACCACGGCCCCAGGCAGTGCGCCGACCACGTGGGTGCAAGAGCTGCTGCGCTTCAAGCGAGATGGAGCCCTCCCCCTCGACGAAGTCGCAGCTCGGCGTCTGCGCCGCACACATGCTTGGTACACCGAGGAAAGTGGCCGGCTGTACAGACGatccttcacctaccccctcctgaggtgtttggagcttgacgaagcccAGACCGTCCTAGCTGAAACTCACGAGGGGATCTGCGGCGAACACATTGGCGGGCGGaccctggcgcacaagatacttcgccaaggctactactggccaaccatgtgtCGAGACGCAAAAACTTACGTGCAGCGGTGCAGCTCGTGCCAGCAACACGCCCGCGCGCCCCGACAACCGGCGGTCCCCCTCagtcccatcgactgcgcatggccattcgcccagtggggactggacctcctcggcccctttccacCGGCCTCTGGGCAGCGGAAGTATATAATCGTGGGAGTGGattacttcacgaagtgggtcgaggccgagccgctgGCTACGACGACGGAACACCAAATGGAGAAATTCGTCTGGAAAAACCTTGTGACCCGGTTCGGGTTGCCCAGAGCCATCGTCACCAACAACGGACCACAGTTCGCCGGCACGAGGTTCCGGGAGTTCTGCGCCGGTCATGGCATTCAACTAAGGTTCAGTTCGGTAGCCCATCCTCAGATGAACGGGCTGGccgaggtaaccaaccgatccatcctGGATGGCCTCAGAAGAAGAGTGTCCGCGGCCCGATCGACCTGGGCGGACGAGCTCCCTAgcgtgctgtggtcgctgcgcaccacccCCAAGGCCGCGACCGGAGAATCCCCCTATAGCTTGGCTTTCGGAACCGAGGCCGTCCTACCGCCCGAGCTGACTGTCGCCACGCTTCGGACGAGGAACTATGATCAGGAGGCCTCGAACCAGGGACTTCGCGCCAACCTCGACGTACTCGAGGAGCGACGTACTTACGCACACCTGAAAGCCCTCTCTTaccagagagccgtcgcaagggtctacaacaaAAGGGTACGACCCAGGCCAGTCAGGTTAGGCGACCTAGTCCTACGAAGAGCCGAAGTCAGCGACCCAACCCGAGCGAGGGGGAAGCTGGCtcccaagtgggagggaccttacCGGGTTACCGGCGTGGTTCGACCAGGTACTTATCGACTCACCACGATGGACGGTTCCTCCCTGCCGAGGACATGGAACATCCAGAACCTTAAGAAGTTCTTCGTCTGA